GCTGAAGGGGGAAGCGGGATATAGGGGTTTTCCGCCCGACGCGTCATGCGATGCGGACAGGTGAGGGATGCGGGGGCTCAGATGCGCTGATGCAGGGCGCAGACGAGGGTGAAGAGGCGGCGTGCCGTCTCGAAATCCAGCCGCACCCGGCCGGCGAGGCGCCGCATCAGCAGTTCCGCGCCTTCGTTGTGCAGGCCGCGCCGGCCCATATCGATGGTCTGGACGGTGGCGTCGCTGGCGCCGGCGGTCAGCGCCCGCTCATGGCTCTCCACCACCATGTGGTAGTCCTTGATCAGCCGGCGGAAGGGGCCGAGAGCCAGGGCCAGGGCATGCAGCGGCGTGCCGGTGACGTCGCGGATATCGAAGACCAGCCGCCCTTCCCGTACGCAGAGATGCAGCACATAGGGGCCGCGCGGCAGGTCCAGGGGGTCGAAGCAGTTGGCCATCAGCAGGTCGGCCACCGCCTGGCTGCGGTCGGCCTCGGCGTAAGGACTCGGCAGGGGCGCGTTGTCCGGCAGCTCGATCCGCGTCAGCCGCTGGCTGTCGGGGAGGGAGGCCGCCGCCGCCTCAGTCATCGCGTGAGTCCGTGCGGCCGGGCACCACCATCTCAGCCTCGTCGCCCAGGGGGCCCAGGCGCATCATCCAGCCCAGCACCGCGCCCTTCACGGGGCGCAGCATCAGGGTGGAGATGATGGTGAAGAGCGGCAGCCAGAGCGCCATGTGCAGCCACATCGGCGGCATCCAGGCCTTTTCCACCCAGAAGATGGGTGGCACCAGGATGTGGCCGACGATGAAGATGACGATATAGGGCGGCGCATCATCGGCCCGCAGATGCGCGAAGCCGGCGCCGCAATGCCCGCAGGCTGGCGACAGGGTCAGGAAACCGTTGAAAATACGGCCTTCCCCGCAGACCGGGCAGCGATTGCGCGCGCCCCGCCGGATCATGGTCATGAAGCTGGGCTGGGCGCCGGAGGCCGTGCCCGCGGAGCGGTCGGGCTGCCAGCGGCGCAAAGGGACGCTCGGGGGCGAGCCGGTCATGCGAGGTTCCAGGATGGCGTTTTCCGGGGCCGTGGCGGGAGCCTCCGGATTTTGCGGTGCAATATCGGCCATTCCGCCTCCGCGGATCAAGGGTTGCGGTGGCGGGCCGCGCCAGGGACCATGTGCAGATGGCAAGCCGCATCCTCGTCATCAACCCGAACTCCTCGCAAAGCTGCACGGATGGCATCGCGCAGTCACTGCAGACCTTCGCCGCCCCGGGGCGCCCGCGCTTCGAGGTTGTGTCGCTGCCCGGTGGCCCGCCCGCCATCGTCAGCTGGCGGGACTGGTTCCGGGTGGCCGAGCCGCTCTGCCAGATGGTCGGGCGGGAGGCGGCGGAGGCCTATATCATCGCCTGCGTCTCCGACCCCGGCATCGACGCCATCCGCACCGTTACGGACCGCCCCGTCATCGGTCCCTTCCGCGCGGCGGTGGCGGGCGCCCTGGCGCGGGCGGAGCGCTTCGGCGTGATTGCCTTCGTCGAAGCCTCCAAGGCCCGGCAGCGGCGCGTGCTGCAGGCCATGGGGGTGGAGGCGCGGCTGGCTGCCAGCATCGCCCTCAATCTGCCGATGGAAACCCTGACCGATCCCACCGCCGCGCGCGGCGCGCTGTGCGAGACGGCCAAAGCCCTGGTGGCGGCGGGCAGCGAGGCGGTGATCCTCGGCTGCGCCGGCATGGCCGGGCACCGCCGCGCGGTGGAGGATGCGGCGGGAGTGCCGGTGATCGAACCCTGCCAGGCGGCGGCGGCCCAGGCGCTGCTGGCGCTGGCGCCCTGAGGGCTGGCGCCCCGAGGGTTGCCGCCCCCGGTCCGGCGGGCCGGGAGCGGGCGCGGATCAGGCCGGTTGCAGCTCCTGCTCCACCAGGCTGGCCCAGAAGGCGATGCCGGTCGGCAGGATGGCGTCGTTGAAGTCGTAGCGCGGGTGGTGGCCGGCGAAATTCTCGCGCGTCGGGTCCACCTGGCCCAGGCGGATGAAGCAGCCCGGCACCGTATTGGCCATATAGGAGAAATCCTCGGCCCCCATGCTCGGCGCGCTTTCCCGCACCAGGCGGCCTTCACCGCCGATGGCGGCGGCGGCGCGGCGGGCGGCCTCCACGGCGGAATCGCTGTTCACCACCGGCGGATAGCCACGGTTGTAGGTGATCTCGACCCGCAGCCCCTGCGCGGCGGCAGTGGCCTCGATCGTGGCCTTCAGCTGCTTCTCCACCGCGTCCCGCGTCTCCGGCAGCAGGGTGCGGATGGTGCCGGTGATCGTCACCTCCTCCGGGATCACGTTGCGCGCGGTGCCGCCATGGATGGTGCAGAGGGAGATGACGGCGGAATCCAGCGGATCGGTCCGGCGGCTGACGACGCTCTGCGCCGCCACGATGATATGCGCGGCGCCCAGCACCGGATCGAGCGCCATCTGCGGCCGTGCCGCATGGCCGCCCTTGCCCAGCACGCGGATGACGATCGCATCGGCCGAGGCGCAGACCGAGCCGCGGGCGATGGTGAAGGTGCCGGCCTCGGTGCGGGAGTCGTTATGGATGCCGAAGACCGAATCGCAGGGGAAGCGGGTGAAGAGGCCCTCATCCACCATCACCTTGCCGCCGCCGCCATCCTCCTCGGCCGGCTGGAAGATGAAGTGAACGGTCCCATCGAAATTCTTCGTCTCGGCCAGATACTTCGCGGCGCCCAGCAGCATGGAGGTATGGCCGTCATGGCCGCAGGCATGCATCCGCCCCGGAACCTTGCTGGCATAGGGCAGGCCCGTGATCTCCTCCATCGGCAGCGCGTCCATATCCGCGCGCAGCCCGATGGCGCGCGGGCTGTTGCCGCCCGCGCCGCTGGCCGCGCGCCCGCCGCGCAGCGTGCCCACCAGCCCTGTGCCGGCGATGCCCCGCGTTACCTCGATGCCCCAGGATTCCAGCTTGCTCGCCACCAGGTCACTGGTGCGGTGCTCCTGGAAAGCCAGTTCGGGATGAGCGTGGATATCGCGCCGCCACTCGGTGGCCTCGGCGGCGATGGCGGCGATACGGGGATCTTGTTCGGATGGCATGATGGCTCCGCGTCAATCAATCGGCGCCACGATGCTCGGCCCGGCTTGGCGACATGGCAAGGCCCAGGCCAGGATTTGTCGCTGCCTTCCGGCGCGTGAATGCCGCCCATCCGGCGTGGAGGCCGGATGGGCGGGCTGTCATTCCGCCGCCTTGGCGGCCGGCTGCCACTCCGGCGGAGCCATGCTGCCCACCTGCTCGATGATGCGGCTATAAGCCTCGGGTCGGCGATGGGCGGCGAAGTTGAAGATGGTGGTGCGGCCCAGCGTGCATTGGTCGAGGTTGAGATCGGCCACGATCAGTTCGTCATCCCAGGTGGTGGCCTGGGCGACGATCTCGCCCTGCGGATTGACGATGATGGAATGGCCGAAGAGTTCGTTGCCATCCTCGGTGCCCGCCTTGGCGACACCGGCGCCGAAGCAGGCATTCTGGTAGCAGCCCGCCTGGATGGAGAGGTGGCTATGCGCCACGCGCAGGTGATGCGCCTCGAAGCCGCGCGCATCCTGGTTCAGGGAGGGCGTGTTGTAGCCCAGCATCACCAGCTCGACCTGCTGCAGTCCCATCACGCGCCAGGCTTCCGGCCACCGGCGGTCATTGCAGATCATCATGCCGATATTGACCGGGCCGGCCTGGCCGATCGGCGCCCGCACCACCGGGAAGCCGAGGTTGCCGACCTCGAAATAGCGCTTCTCCAGGTGCTGCACCTTGCGGACCGGGTCGAATTCCTTGTGCCCGGGCAGGTGGACCTTGCGGTATTTCAGCACGACCTCGCCGCTGGGATGGACATAGACGGCGGTATTGAAGTGGCGCTTGCGCATCACGCCGGCCTCGTCCGGCTCATAGGCCAGCTCGGCATAGCCGAGGTGGAAGCCGATGTTGAACTTCCGCGCGGCCTCGAAGAGCGGCGCCGTCTCGTTGGAAGGCAGCGACTTCTCATACCAGTGGTCGGCGTCGTTGATGTCCTCCTCATACCAGCGCGGGAAGAAGGTGGTCAGCGCCAGTTCGGGAAAGACGACCACCTCGGCGCCGCGCTTATGGGCGGTCTCCATCAGGCGGACGAGGCGGCCGACGACGACATCGCGTCCCTCCGCCTTCTGGATGGGGCCGAGCTGTGCGGCGGCGAGGGTCAGGCGGCGGGACATCGGTGCGGTCTCCTCAGTGGCTGCCGGCGGGCGGCATGGGGTCAATGAAATCCTCGCCGTGCTCGATCTGCGTCTCGGCCACGGCGCGCATGAAGACCTCGTCCCAGGCATCCTCCAGCGCATCCATCAGGGCCTCGGCGGCGTCCTGGCTCCGCAGCAGGGCGATACGCTCCCGGCCGGCGGCCCAGACGGAAAAGGCGCCGTTCGGTTCCTCGCGAATCTCAAACATGGATCAACTCTCTATATCTTAAGGGCGGTTCTGGCGGCGCGGACGGATGACGGTGGAGTCCGCCGGCTGCCGCGAGGGCGGGGGCGCGCTGTTCAGGTCCTCGATCCTCGGCTTCAGCAGCACATAGGTGATGCGGCCGACGATGGCGCAGAAGATCCACCCCCCGGCCGCCACCAGCAGGCTGGTGCCCGGACCAGTGGCCCAGACCCAGAGCGCCAGCGCGACCGCGATCGAGAGCAGGACCAGGAACAGGCGCATCCCCGCCTCAGTCCGCGCCGAGGTAGCTGTCGCGGTGCTGGCGCGGCACGAAGCGTCCGGCACCGGGGGCGGCGAGGACATTGCCGCCATCCCAGATCTGCTGCCCGCGCAGGAAGGTGGCGGCCACACGCGCCTTGACGGGGCGGCCGTGGTAGGGGGACCAGCGGGTCTCCTCGCGGTCTTGGATGCTTGCCTCGTCGAAGGTGAAGTCGCCTTCCTGCATCACCACGACATCGGCATCCGAGCCGATGCGCAGCGCGCCCTTCTTGGGGAAGAGGCCATGGAAGCGCGCCGTCCGCTCGGCCGCATACTTCGCCATAAGGGTCAGCGGCAGCCCGCGCTCGACCAGCAAAGAATAGAAGACCGGTGCGAAGGACTGCATGCCGGTCAGACCGGCGCCGCAGGCGAAGATGTCGTCGCCCAGCTTCTTCTCACGCGGCCAGGGGGCGTGGTCGGTGGAGACATAGGCGACCTTGCCGGCCACCAGCGCGGCCCACATGCGCTCCACTTCCTCGGCCGTGCGGAAGGGCGGGTTGCACTTGCCGAAGCCCTTGAGGCGGACGAGGTCCTCCTCGGTCATGCAGAGATACTGCAGGCAGGCCTCGCCGGTGGAGCGGCCGCCCTGGGAGCGGAAGCTCTCGGCGATGTCGAAGCCGCGAGCGACGGAGGAATGCGCGATATGCACATGCGCGCCCGTCTCCATCCCGATCTCGAAAATTTCGAGATCCGCCATGGTCTCGGCCAGCGGCGGGCGGGTGCGGGCATGCATGATGGGATCGACCCGGCCGCTGGCCTTGGCTTCGGCGGTCAGCCGCTCCACCAGCTCCTGGTCCTCGTTGTGCAGGGCCACCATCAACCCGGTCTTCGCGATCTCCCGGAAGGCCGCGACCATGGTGGGATGGTCGATGCGCGGGAAGCGCACCGCGTCATACTCATAGGTGGAGAGCTTGAAGGAGCAGGCGCCGGCCTCGGCCAGCCCGGCGATGGCATCGACGCCGCCCTGCTTGGTGATGGTGCCGTAGAGCGCCACGTCCACATGCGCGGTGGCGTTCACCACCTCCACCTTCTCCCGCAGGATGCCGGCATTGGTGACGGCGCGGGGCACGTCATAGGGCATGTCGACGCAGGTGGTGACGCCGCCAGCGGCCGCGGAGCGCGTCGCGCCCTCGATCCCCGACCAGCCCAGCGCGCTGCTGGTATGCATATGTCCATCGACCAGGCCGGGCAGCAGGCTGTGTCCGCTGAAGTCGTGGATGGCCCTGGCGGGCGGCAATTCCCCTTCGCCGATGGCCGCGATGGTCTCGCCCCGCACCGCGATGTAGCCATCCGGAACGATACGATCCGGCAGGACGAGATTACCGCGAAGCACGCGGTCGTAAGGTTGCTGCGTCACGAGAGAGCCCCACGCCATTGTTCGTGGGAGAAGGATATCGCGGATCGGCGGCCTGTCGATCCGCTATGGCCGGATAAGGCATGGCGGGAGGCGCGCGCCTGCCCGCATGGGCGGCAGGGCTGCGCGCGCCGAAGGCACCGCCGCGCCGCCGCGCGCCGGCCTCGTCAGGGGGAGATCACCATGCAGGGGCCGCGCGTACCGCGGCAGGTGCTCCGCGCCGCGGTGGCGGAGAGACCGGTGACGCGGGCGCGCCAGAACCAGTTCCCCTTCACCTTGACCCGCTCCACCTCCATCCGGCCGCCTTTCGCGGCGGCCTTGCGGGCGGCGGCCTGGGCCGGGCCACGCTCCGCGAAGGCACCCACCTGCACCGCCCACCGGCCTGCCGCGGCGCTGCCGCGGGCCGGTGCCGGCCTGCTGACCACGGGACGGCTGACGACGGGCCGCACGGAACCGCCGGCGCCGCCACGTGCCAGCACCGAGGCGGAGGGAACGGGCGCCGCCGTTGCGGTGCCGACGAGGGAGGGGCCACGGCGCCCCGCCATCATCATGTCGGTGGAGGGAAGGGCCCCTGCCTCGGCGAAGCCGCGATCCAGCAACGACATGACATGCGCGTCGCGTTCCCAGCTGCTGGCTCCGCCGAAGACCACGGCGATCATCCGCACACCGCCGCGCACGGCGCTGGCGGCAAGGTTGAAGCCGCTCGCGTTGATGAAGCCGGTCTTGATGCCGTCGGCGCCGGGGTAGTTGTCCAGCAGCCTGTTATGGCCGCGGATGGTGCGGCCGTTCCATTCGAAGGAGCCCACGCTGAAATAGGCATAGCGCTGCGGAAAGTCGCGCAGCAGGGCCTGGCTGAGCCGCGCCATGTCCCGCGCCGTGGTGCGCTGCTGCGGGTTGGGAAGGCCGCTGGCATTGCGGAAGGTGGTGCGGCTCATGCCGAGGGTGCGTGCCCGGGCCGTCATCATGCGGGCGAAGTTGGCCTCGCTGCCGCCGCCCAGATGCTCGCCCAGCGCGGTGGCGGCGTCATTGGCCGACCTGGTCACCATCGCCATCATCGCATCCCGCGCCGTGATGGTGCCGCCGGCCCGCAGCCCCAGCTTGGAAGGCGGCTGCGCCGCCGCATGGCTGGACACCCGGATGCGGCTGGTGGGCGACAGGCGCCCGTTCTGCAGGGCCTCGAAGGCCATGTAGAGCGTCATCATCTTGGTGAGCGAGGCCGGATAACGATATTCATCGGCCGAGATGGAGACGAACTCCTCCCCCGTGCCGGCGTCGATCACCAGGGCGGCATAGCGTTCACTGCCGATCTGCGCCCGCGCCGGGGTGATGGTCGTGATGGTCAGGACGACCGCGAGCAACGCGAACGCGAAGACGCGGCATCCGGCGAGGCCGAGATGCGGCATGTGCAGACTCCCCCTTCCGCGCGCGGCCCTAACCCCCCCGGGTGCCCGCGCGCATCCCCACGATGTCCGGCCGCAGCGACGGCGAACCGGAAACCGGCGCGGCCACCCACGCCTGAAGGCGGGATGCCGTGCCGCTCCAGAATGCAGATTCAGGGCGCCCGATGGAAGCGCTTCAGCCAAAATTGCTGGAGAAAGTTTCATCTGGAGGCCGGCTGACGGCTCTGGCCCGCTGATCGGCGATGGACGAGTGCGCGAGGCCAGAGCACAACACGGGCGGAACCCAAGAGCCGGAGGAGGAAACCCCCCGTCATGAAACTGCATCCCGTGAAGGTGTACCCGTCAAAGGCGCTGCTGCCGCGCGAGGACCAGCTGGCCTGGAAGATCGCCGGCGTTGCCGCCGACCGCGTCGCCGTGCAGAAGCCGGTCGCCGAGATGATCATCAACCGCATCATCGACAACGCCGCCGTCGCCATCGCCGCCGTCAACCGATCCGCGCCCACCTCGGCGCGCGCTATGGCGCTTGGCCATGCGCGCAAGGGCGGCGCCACCGTCTTCGGCCAGCCCGGCAACCGGGGCTTCAGCCCGGAATGGGCCGCATGGGCCAATGGCACGGCGGTGCGCGAGCTGGACATGCACGACACCTTCCTGGCCGCCGACTACTCGCATCCCGGCGACAACATCCCGCCCATCCTGGCGGTGGCGCAGACCATGGGCCGCTCCGGCCGCGAGCTGATCCGCGGTATCGCCACGGGCTACGAGATCCAGGTGAACCTGGTGCGCGCCATCTGCCTGCATGAGCACAAGGTGGACCATATCGCGCATCTCGGCCCCTCGGCCGCGGCGGGCATCGGCACGCTGCTCGGGCTGAAGCAGGAGGTGATCTACCAGGCGGTGCAGCAGGCCCTGCACACCACCATCACCTTCCGCCAGAGCCGCAAGGGCGAGATCTCCTCCTGGAAGGCCTTCGCGCCCGCGCATGCCGGGAAGCTGGCCGTCGAGGCCGTGGACCGCGCGATGCGCGGGGAGGGCGCGCCGAGCCCGATCTATGAGGGCGAGGATTCGGTCATCGCCTGGGTGCTGAGTGGCCGCAGCAACCGCGAGCGTGTGTACGAAGATGTCTATTACAACGTGCCGCTGCCGGAGAAGGGCGAGGCGAAGCGCGCCATCCTCGATACCTACACCAAGGAACACTCGGCCGAGTATCAGAGCCAGGCGCTGATCGACCTGGCCTTCCGGATGCGGGAGCAGATCCGGGACCTGGAGGCGATCGAGAAGATCATCATCCACACCAGCCACCACACCCACTACGTGATCGGCACCGGCGCCAACGACCCGCAGAAGATGGACCCCAAGGCCAGCCGGGAGACGCTGGACCATTCCATCATGTATATCTTTGCCGTGGCCTTGCAGGACGGAGGCTGGCACCACGTGGACAGCTACGCGCCGAAGCGCGCCGGCCGCCCCGACACCGTGCGCCTCTGGCACAAGATCGAGACGCGGGAGGAGGAGGAATGGACGCGGCGCTACCATTCCACCGACCCGGCAGAGAAGGCCTTCGGCGCGCGGGTGGAGGTCCTGATGAAGGATGGAAGCACCATCGTGGACGAGATGGCGGTGGCCAACGCTCATCCTCTGGGCGCCAAGCCCTTCGAGCGCGCGGACTACATCCGCAAGTTCGAGATCCTGACCGACGGCATCCTGGCTCCGCGGGAGAGCGCACGCTTCCTGGAGGTGGTGCAGGACCTGCCACGCCTGACGGCCGAGGAGCTTTCCCTCCTCAACGTCGCGCTGCCGCGCGGCGCGCTGGCCGAGGGTAAGCCCGGCATCTTCTGAGCAGGGCAGGCGGCGCGGGAAGGGTTTACGAATCCTTTCCGCGCCAGCGGCGAGATATGTGCCGCTCTTCGCTGCGGCTTCCACGACACGATCGGCGGAAAAATCCGTGCCGGGATGCAACCCGGGCACGCGGAAATGCAACGCGTGCACGCGGATTTCGTTGACAAGCGGATTGGGCGTGAAGATAGCGTGTTGCGTGCGCGGGCGGGCCGAGCGATTCGCGTTGAAGCTGTCAACCCAGCGTCACGAATCAGGCCGCGGCCGGAGCCGCAATTCGGAAGGATAATGCTCGCACCGCAGGATGCGTTCCGTGAGGATGCAGGACTGGAGGGAAGGCCGCAAGGCGCTATCTCTCTCTTTTGCCACTTACGGCCATAGCGGGACTGGCAACCGGATGGCGACACCACAAGGCACAGCTCCGCCACGAGGCGGAGCAGATCGGATGAGCCCAGAATGACTCGGCAAGGAGAGCCAGCAAATGACTGACAGTGACGAAACGGGCTCGGGCCGCGCCCAGCCCATGGCGGTAAGCACCAGCCGCCGTACCGCCGGTACGCGCAAGGCCAGCACGGCAGGCCGCAAGCCCGCCGCCAAGAAGGCTGCCGCCCCGGCCAAGAAGGCATCGACCGCCACGCGCAAGCCGGCGGCGAAGAAGACGGCCACGGCGACGCCGAAGAAGGCGGCTTCGGGCGCGGCGCGCAAGCCGGCCTCGACCCGCGCGACGGCGGCCAAGAAGACGACGGCGAAGAAGACGGCCACGGCGGCGCCGAAGAAGGCGGCGGCGAGCACGGCGCGCAAGTCGGCTTCGACCCGCACGACGGCGGCGAAGAAGACGGCGGCGCCGAAGAAGGCGGCGGCGAGCACGGCGCGCAAGTCGGCTTCGACCCGCGCGACGGCGGCGAAGAAGACGGCGGCGCCGAAGAAGGCGGCGGCGAGCACGGCGCGCAAGTCGACCTCGACCCGCACGACGGCGGCGAAGAAGACGGCGGCGCCGAAGAAGGCGGCGGCGAGCACGGCGCGCAAGTCGGCTTCGACCCGCGCGACGGCGGCGAAGAAGACGGCGGCGCCGAAGAAGGCGGCGGCGAGCACGGCGCGCAAGTCGACCTCGACCCGCGCGACGGCGACCAAGAAGACGGCGGCGACGGCGAGGAAGACGGCCACGGCGGCGCCGAAGAAGGCGGCGTCCGGCACGGCGCGCAAGTCGGCCTCGACCCGCACGACGGCGGCGAAGAAGACGGCAGCGGCGCCGAAGAAGGCGGCGTCCGGCACGGCGCGCAAGTCGGCCTCGACCCGCGCGACGACGGCGAAGAAGACGGCCACGGCGACGCCGAAGAAGGCGGCGTCGGGCACGACCCGCAAGCCCGCTTCCACCCGCAAGGCACCGGCGGCCAAGGCCGCGTCGGCGACGAAGCGCCCGGCTGGCGCGGCCCGCAAGTCGGCCACGACGCGCCGCGCCACCAAGGCTGTCACGCCGATCCCCGCCGAGATGCCGATCGAGGCCGTGGCGGAAATGGCGGCGCCGACTGCGACCAATGGTTCCGCCAAGCGCTCGGGCGGAGCCCGGAAGGCGTCCGGCGCCCGGTCGCGCGACAAGGCCGAGGTGGCGCCCCCGCCGCCGGTGGATCTGCCGCTGGACAGTGCTTCCACGACGGAGACGGATACTGATACCAGCACGACGGAAGACATGAGCGGCGACTGAGCCGTCAGTTCCGACAGAAGAAGGGCGCCGCTGGAAACAGCGGCGCCTTTTTTCATGCCCGCCCCGCTGCGCAGGCGGTGGCTTTGCAGTGCCCGGCGCATCCCCTAGCCTGTCGGCGTTGGGAGACATGATCATGAGCGAGAATCTTCGGCGCGTCCTTTACCTCAGCTACGCACCGGACAAGGTCTATGCCTTGTGGCGCGCCCGCATGCCGGATGGCTGCGAGCTGATGACTCTCTCATCCAACGACGATGCGGAGCGGCTGGAGAAGCTCGCCATCGCCGACGCCGTGATCGTCGCCCCCGCCGTGCTGAAACCCGAATGGGTTCCCCTGGCGCCGCGCCTAAGGCTGGTGCAGCACCAGGGCGTGGGCTGGGAAGGGGAGACGCCGATCGCTGCCCTGCGGGAACGCGGCATCCGCCTGGCCATCAATCCCCTCGGGACGCCCGAGGTGGTCAGTGAGCATGCGCTGTCCCTGATCTTCGCCTGCCTGCGGCACATCCCGCGCGCCGATGCCGCCATGCGCCGCGGTGAATGGCTGGGCACGGCCATCCGCCCGATCTCGCGCAACCTGCGCGGCCGCACGGTAGGCATCGTCGGCATGGGGCGCATCGGCTCGGCCGTCGCGGCGCTGCTGCAGCCTTTCGGCGTTCGCGGGCTTTATACTGACCCGGCAGTACAGTTGCCGGAAGGATTGGAACTGGCGCTGGGCTTCCGGCGCGTGCCGCTGGATGTGCTGCTGCGGGAATCCGATGTCGTCACGCTGCACCTGCCGGCGACACCCGCCACGCATCACCTGATTAACGATAACACCCTGGCGACCATGAAGCCGGAAGCCGTGCTGGTGAACTGCGCGCGCGGCGCCGTGGTGGACGAGGCCGCGCTGGCCCGGGCCCTGAGCAACGGCACCATCCGCGCCGCCGGCATCGATGTCTTCGAGCCCGAGCCGCCCCTGCCCGACAATCCGCTGCTGAAGCTGGACAATGCCGTACTGACGCCGCATATCGCCGCCGGCACGCTGGATGCGATGATGGCCAAGGTGGAAGGCGCTACGGCCAATCTTGGCCGCTTCTTCCGTGATGGCTCACTCGAGAACGAAATCGACCTTACCAAACTACCATGATCATCCGTTCACTACCCCCTGGCGCGCGTGCGCCGCTGGGCCCTCTCCTGGATGCCTATGCGGCAGAGATGCGCGGCGTCCTGACCGGCGATGCCGCGCTGGCACCCGGCGCCGCCCTGGCCATGCTGGAGCAGGACGCGCGCACCGAGGTCCTCTGCGCCTTCGAGGGTGAGGAGCCGATGGGTTTCGCGCTGTTCTTCGACCTGCCCGAGGTCGTCTTCGCCCGCCGCTGCGGCCAGCTCGACGACCTGTTCGTGCGGCGGGAGGCACGCGGGAAGGGTATCGCGCGGCGGATGATCGGTGAGATCACCGCGCTGGGCCGGGCGCGGGGATGGACGCATCTGCGCTGGTTCGTCCCGCCCGAGGACCATGCGGCGCTGGCACTCTACCAGCGCATCGCCGAGGAGCCGGGCTGGCGCAGCTTCATTCTTCGTCTGGATCCCGCGGCGTCTCTGTAGGGCGGTTGCGGCGGAGGTTGCGGACGAAGCGCGTCGCGGTGTCGGAGAAGCCCTGGGCACGGTAGAAGCCATGCGCCTCCTGCCGCTGCGTGCCGGCTGTCAGTTCCAGGACGTCGCAGCCGGCCTGCCGCGCTGCCTGGGCGCCGGCCTTCAGCAGCATGCGGCCGATGCCCCGGCCGCGTTCCTGCTCATCCACCACCAGGGCGGTGATGCGCGCCACCGGGTGCCGCTCCTGCGGCATGGGGGTCCAGTGCAGGGCGATGAAGCCCACCACGGGGCCGTAGTCGGTGGCGACGAGCAGGCTGCCCTGGCTGTCCCGCAGCAGCGTCGCAAGC
This genomic window from Roseomonas marmotae contains:
- a CDS encoding dihydroorotase; this encodes MTQQPYDRVLRGNLVLPDRIVPDGYIAVRGETIAAIGEGELPPARAIHDFSGHSLLPGLVDGHMHTSSALGWSGIEGATRSAAAGGVTTCVDMPYDVPRAVTNAGILREKVEVVNATAHVDVALYGTITKQGGVDAIAGLAEAGACSFKLSTYEYDAVRFPRIDHPTMVAAFREIAKTGLMVALHNEDQELVERLTAEAKASGRVDPIMHARTRPPLAETMADLEIFEIGMETGAHVHIAHSSVARGFDIAESFRSQGGRSTGEACLQYLCMTEEDLVRLKGFGKCNPPFRTAEEVERMWAALVAGKVAYVSTDHAPWPREKKLGDDIFACGAGLTGMQSFAPVFYSLLVERGLPLTLMAKYAAERTARFHGLFPKKGALRIGSDADVVVMQEGDFTFDEASIQDREETRWSPYHGRPVKARVAATFLRGQQIWDGGNVLAAPGAGRFVPRQHRDSYLGAD
- a CDS encoding D-alanyl-D-alanine carboxypeptidase family protein, with translation MPHLGLAGCRVFAFALLAVVLTITTITPARAQIGSERYAALVIDAGTGEEFVSISADEYRYPASLTKMMTLYMAFEALQNGRLSPTSRIRVSSHAAAQPPSKLGLRAGGTITARDAMMAMVTRSANDAATALGEHLGGGSEANFARMMTARARTLGMSRTTFRNASGLPNPQQRTTARDMARLSQALLRDFPQRYAYFSVGSFEWNGRTIRGHNRLLDNYPGADGIKTGFINASGFNLAASAVRGGVRMIAVVFGGASSWERDAHVMSLLDRGFAEAGALPSTDMMMAGRRGPSLVGTATAAPVPSASVLARGGAGGSVRPVVSRPVVSRPAPARGSAAAGRWAVQVGAFAERGPAQAAARKAAAKGGRMEVERVKVKGNWFWRARVTGLSATAARSTCRGTRGPCMVISP
- a CDS encoding N-carbamoyl-D-amino-acid hydrolase → MSRRLTLAAAQLGPIQKAEGRDVVVGRLVRLMETAHKRGAEVVVFPELALTTFFPRWYEEDINDADHWYEKSLPSNETAPLFEAARKFNIGFHLGYAELAYEPDEAGVMRKRHFNTAVYVHPSGEVVLKYRKVHLPGHKEFDPVRKVQHLEKRYFEVGNLGFPVVRAPIGQAGPVNIGMMICNDRRWPEAWRVMGLQQVELVMLGYNTPSLNQDARGFEAHHLRVAHSHLSIQAGCYQNACFGAGVAKAGTEDGNELFGHSIIVNPQGEIVAQATTWDDELIVADLNLDQCTLGRTTIFNFAAHRRPEAYSRIIEQVGSMAPPEWQPAAKAAE
- a CDS encoding DUF983 domain-containing protein; translated protein: MTGSPPSVPLRRWQPDRSAGTASGAQPSFMTMIRRGARNRCPVCGEGRIFNGFLTLSPACGHCGAGFAHLRADDAPPYIVIFIVGHILVPPIFWVEKAWMPPMWLHMALWLPLFTIISTLMLRPVKGAVLGWMMRLGPLGDEAEMVVPGRTDSRDD
- a CDS encoding MmgE/PrpD family protein, with the protein product MKLHPVKVYPSKALLPREDQLAWKIAGVAADRVAVQKPVAEMIINRIIDNAAVAIAAVNRSAPTSARAMALGHARKGGATVFGQPGNRGFSPEWAAWANGTAVRELDMHDTFLAADYSHPGDNIPPILAVAQTMGRSGRELIRGIATGYEIQVNLVRAICLHEHKVDHIAHLGPSAAAGIGTLLGLKQEVIYQAVQQALHTTITFRQSRKGEISSWKAFAPAHAGKLAVEAVDRAMRGEGAPSPIYEGEDSVIAWVLSGRSNRERVYEDVYYNVPLPEKGEAKRAILDTYTKEHSAEYQSQALIDLAFRMREQIRDLEAIEKIIIHTSHHTHYVIGTGANDPQKMDPKASRETLDHSIMYIFAVALQDGGWHHVDSYAPKRAGRPDTVRLWHKIETREEEEWTRRYHSTDPAEKAFGARVEVLMKDGSTIVDEMAVANAHPLGAKPFERADYIRKFEILTDGILAPRESARFLEVVQDLPRLTAEELSLLNVALPRGALAEGKPGIF
- a CDS encoding aspartate/glutamate racemase family protein, with the protein product MASRILVINPNSSQSCTDGIAQSLQTFAAPGRPRFEVVSLPGGPPAIVSWRDWFRVAEPLCQMVGREAAEAYIIACVSDPGIDAIRTVTDRPVIGPFRAAVAGALARAERFGVIAFVEASKARQRRVLQAMGVEARLAASIALNLPMETLTDPTAARGALCETAKALVAAGSEAVILGCAGMAGHRRAVEDAAGVPVIEPCQAAAAQALLALAP
- a CDS encoding UPF0262 family protein; translation: MTEAAAASLPDSQRLTRIELPDNAPLPSPYAEADRSQAVADLLMANCFDPLDLPRGPYVLHLCVREGRLVFDIRDVTGTPLHALALALGPFRRLIKDYHMVVESHERALTAGASDATVQTIDMGRRGLHNEGAELLMRRLAGRVRLDFETARRLFTLVCALHQRI
- a CDS encoding M20 aminoacylase family protein; translation: MPSEQDPRIAAIAAEATEWRRDIHAHPELAFQEHRTSDLVASKLESWGIEVTRGIAGTGLVGTLRGGRAASGAGGNSPRAIGLRADMDALPMEEITGLPYASKVPGRMHACGHDGHTSMLLGAAKYLAETKNFDGTVHFIFQPAEEDGGGGKVMVDEGLFTRFPCDSVFGIHNDSRTEAGTFTIARGSVCASADAIVIRVLGKGGHAARPQMALDPVLGAAHIIVAAQSVVSRRTDPLDSAVISLCTIHGGTARNVIPEEVTITGTIRTLLPETRDAVEKQLKATIEATAAAQGLRVEITYNRGYPPVVNSDSAVEAARRAAAAIGGEGRLVRESAPSMGAEDFSYMANTVPGCFIRLGQVDPTRENFAGHHPRYDFNDAILPTGIAFWASLVEQELQPA